One Budorcas taxicolor isolate Tak-1 chromosome 6, Takin1.1, whole genome shotgun sequence DNA segment encodes these proteins:
- the TLR6 gene encoding toll-like receptor 6 → MIKDKESPIRSCRFVYIVALVFGTIIQFSDESEFVVDMSKTSLVHVPKDLPPKTKVLDLSQNNISEIHLSDVSFLSGLKVLRLSHNRIQGLDISIFKFNHDLEYLDLSHNQLQKISCHPITTSLKHLDLSFNDFDALPICKEFGNLTQLNFLGLSATKLEQLDLLPVAHLHLSCILLDLEDYYMKENKKESLQILNTKKLHLVFHPNSFFSVQVKISVNSLGCLQLTNIKVNDGNCQVLLKFLSGLTGRPTLLNFTLNHMETTWKCLVKVFQFLWPKPVEYLNIYNLTIVESIDEEVFTYYKTTLKSLKIEYVMNEVFIFSQTALYTVFSEMNIPMLTISDTPFIHMLCPQEPSTFKFLNFTQNAFTDSVFQNCDTLTRLETLILQKNELKDLFKTSLMTKGMLSLETLDVSWNSLEYDRRNGNCTWVGSIVVVNLSSNALTDSVFRCLPPWIKVLDLHNNRIRSIPKDVTGLETLQELNLASNSLAHLPGCGILSSLSILIIDYNSISNPSADFFQSCQKIRSLKAGNNPFQCSCELREFIQSVGQVSSDVVEGWPESYKCDYPESYKGTPLKDLHVSELSCNTALLIVTIVVPGLLLAVAVTVLCIYLDLPWYLRMVCQWTQTRRRARNVPLEERQRTLQFHAFISYSEHDSAWVKNELVPCLEKEDIRICLHERNFVAGKSIVENIINCIEKSYKSIFVLSPNFVQSEWCHYELYFAHHNLFHEGSDNLILILLEPIPQNTIPDRYHKLRALMAQRTYLEWPKEKGKHGLFWANIRAAFNIKLRLVTENDDVKG, encoded by the coding sequence ATGATCAAAGACAAAGAATCTCCTATCAGAAGCTGTCGTTTTGTTTACATTGTGGCCTTAGTATTTGGAACCATAATCCAGttctctgatgaaagtgaattTGTGGTAGACATGTCAAAAACAAGCCTTGTTCATGTTCCCAAAGACCTGCCACCAAAAACCAAAGTCTTAGACTTGTCTCAGAACAACATATCTGAGATTCACCTGTCTGATGTCAGCTTTCTCTCAGGGCTGAAAGTTCTGAGACTTTCGCATAATAGAATCCAGGGCCTTGATATTAGTATTTTCAAGTTCAACCATGATTTGGAATATTTGGATTTATCTCACAATCAGTTGCAGAAGATATCCTGCCATCCAATCACCACGAGTCTCAAGCATTTAGACCTCTCATTCAATGACTTCGATGCCCTGCCCATCTGTAAGGAATTTGGCAACTTGACCCAGCTGAATTTCTTAGGATTAAGTGCTACAAAGTTAGAACAATTAGATCTACTACCTGTTGCTCACTTGCACCTAAGTTGTATCCTTCTGGATTTGGAAGATTattatatgaaagaaaataagaaagaaagtctTCAAATTCTGAATACAAAGAAACTTCACCTTGTTTTTCACCCAAATAGCTTTTTCTCTGTCCAAGTGAAGATATCAGTGAATAGCTTAGGGTGCTTACAACTGACTAATATTAAAGTGAACGATGGCAATTGTCAagttttacttaaatttttatcAGGACTCACTGGAAGACCAACGTTATTAAATTTTACCCTCAACCATATGGAAACAACTTGGAAATGTTTGGTTAAAgtttttcagttcctttggcCCAAACCTGTAGAATATCTCAATATTTACAATTTAACAATAGTTGAAAGCATTGATGAAGAAGTTTTTACTTATTATAAAACGACATTGAAGTCACTGAAAATAGAATATGTTATGAacgaagtttttattttttcacagacAGCATTATACACAGTGTTTTCTGAGATGAACATTCCGATGTTAACCATATCAGACACACCCTTTATACACATGCTTTGTCCTCAGGAACCAAGCACATTTAAGTTTTTGAACTTTACCCAGAATGCTTTCACAGATAGTGTCTTTCAAAATTGTGACACTTTAACTAGATTGGAGacacttattttacaaaagaatgaattaaaagaCCTTTTCAAAACAAGTCTCATGACTAAGGGTATGCTTTCTTTGGAAACACTGGATGTTAGCTGGAATTCTTTGGAATATGACAGACGTAATGGAAATTGCACTTGGGTTGGGAGTATAGTGGTGGTAAATTTATCTTCAAATGCCCTCACTGACTCTGTTTTCAGATGTTTACCTCCTTGGATCAAGGTTCTTGATCTTCACAATAACAGAATAAGGAGCATCCCTAAAGATGTCACTGGTCTAGAAACCTTGCAAGAACTCAACCTTGCTTCCAATTCTTTAGCCCACCTTCCTGGATGTGGTATCCTTAGCAGCCTTTCCATACTGATCATTGACTATAATTCAATTTCCAATCCATCAGCTGATTTCTTCCAGAGCTGCCAGAAGATTAGGTCCCTCAAAGCAGGGAACAATCCATTCCAATGTTCCTGTGAGCTAAGAGAGTTTATCCAAAGTGTAGGCCAAGTATCAAGTGACGTGGTAGAGGGCTGGCCTGAGTCTTATAAGTGTGACTATCCCGAAAGCTACAAGGGAACCCCTCTAAAGGACTTGCACGTATCTGAGCTATCCTGCAACACAGCTCTGCTGATTGTCACCATTGTGGTCCCTGGGCTGTTGCTGGCTGTTGCTGTGACTGTCCTCTGTATCTACCTGGATCTGCCCTGGTACCTCAGGATGGTGTGTCAGTGGACGCAGACCCGGCGCAGGGCCAGGAATGTACCCTTGGAAGAACGCCAAAGAACTCTCCAGTTCCATGCTTTTATTTCCTACAGTGAACATGACTCTGCCTGGGTGAAGAATGAACTGGTACCTTGtctagaaaaagaagatataaggATTTGTCTCCATGAGAGAAACTTTGTTGCTGGCAAGAGCATCGTGGAAAATATCATCAACTGCATTGAGAAAAGTTACAAGTCCATCTTCGTTTTGTCTCCCAACTTTGTCCAGAGCGAGTGGTGTCATTATGAACTCTACTTTGCCCACCACAATCTCTTCCATGAAGGATCTGATAACTTAATCCTGATCTTGCTGGAACCCATTCCACAGAACACCATTCCTGATAGATATCACAAGCTAAGAGCTCTCATGGCACAGAGAACTTATTTGGAATGGCCCAAGGAGAAGGGCAAGCATGGACTCTTTTGGGCTAATATTAGAGCtgcttttaatattaaattaagaCTAGTCACTGAAAATGATGAtgtgaaaggttaa